The genome window ACCCCGTAGAACTGTTTTTCATGCACATTCAAGGCTCGGGCAGGCTGCGCACGCCCGCAGGCAATTTTGTGCGCCTCGGCTTTGCCGACAAAAACGAATACCCCTATGTTTCCATCGGGCAATATATGTCCACCCGCGGCTATTTGCCGCTGGCGCAAACCTCCATGCAAAACATCAAATCATGGATGGGCAAAAACCCCAACCGCCTCGCCGAAGTGCTCGGGCAAAACCCCAGCTATGTGTTTTTTAAAGTGCTGGACGGCTCGTCCGACCAAGGCCCCGTGGGCGCATTGGGCGTGCCGCTTACCGGCGGCTATTCGGGCGCGGTGGACAAACACCACATCACGCTCGGCGCGCCGCTTTTCTTGGCGACTTCGCATCCTGCCAACGCCAACGCCGGCCTAAACCGTCTGATTGTCGCCCAAGACACAGGCAGCGCGATTAAAGGCGCGGTGCGCGTGGATTATTTTTGGGGCTACGGCGACGAAGCGGGGCAGCTGGCAGGGCGGCACAACGCCACGGGTTATGTGTGGCAACTGCTGCCGCTGGGCGTGTTGCCGACTTACCAGCCGTGAGCCGAGTTGTCGCGCCAAACGTTTTCAGGCTGCCTTTGTCGAACATACAAAGGCAGCCTGAAAACATGGGGCGCAGGCAAAGCAAACTGCATCGCGGCTTAAACGGGTGAGCAAAAAATTCAGGCTGCCTAAAACGCGATAACACGTTCTAGGCAGCCTGAAAACCGATACGGCTAATTAATGCCACTTATGCACTTGGCTGCCAATCACGCCGCCCAATGCCGCGCCGCCCAAAGTGGAGCCGGTGTCGCCGCCGATGAGCGAACCTGCCGCGCCGCCGATTACCGCGCCGGCGGCGGTGTTGCGTTGCTGCGTCGTCATGCTGTTGCACGCGCTTAAACCCACAGCCAAAGAGGCAACGAACAGAATATTCAAAACAGATTTTTTCATGATTTTGTCCTTTCACAAGGTGTTTATGCGGCGCGAATGCAACCGCATCGCAGCCATCTTATAGGCAACCCGAGTATTTGGCAACGGCGAACCCGCGCTTTTGTGGTAACTTAAAAAACGTTGCGCTTGCTTAAAGATTGGTTAAGCCGCCTTAACCCGATTGGCGCGCGGCAAACAAGCGCCGCCGCAGAGGCAGCCTGAAAATGCAGTTGGTTAAACGCGATGATACGGCGTTGCCGCCTTGTCTCAATTTTCATCAGCCATACACTCCTTAACGCTTCTTAAAACATCTTATCCGTTTCTTGCCAATTGCCACCCCGCCCCCTATACTGCCCCGCACAACCACGCGCAACAACATTCTGTTTTCTTCGCATTATCAACCGCTAACCCAAAGAGGCCCGCATGGAAAAAAACACCAGCCACGCCAAAGTTCACCCCCCGGCGGAACACAAAACCGATTTCATCCACGACGACACGCAGCAAAACCTGCCCGAAAACCTATCGCTCAAAAGCGCGCAGCCCACGGCAACCAGTTGGCGCGGCGTGCTGTTTACGCTGATGGCGGCGGCGATAAGTTTTGCGGCATATTGCCTCCTGCCCTACGACAACAACGCCAACAAAGGTTTGGCGATTTTGTTATTCGTGGGCCTGCTGTGGCTCACCGAAGCGGTGCACATCACGATTACCGCGCTGCTGGTGCCCGTGCTCGCGGTGGTGTTCAAAATCCCCAACATGAACACCGGCGCGGCGCTCGCAGGCTTTGCCGACCCTGTGATTTTTGTTTTTTTCGGCGGCTTTGCCCTTGCCAGCGCGTTGCACATCCAGCGGCTGGATAGAAAAATCGCCTTGCAGGTCATCGCCTTGTCGCGCGGTAGCCTGTTTACCGCGGTGATGCTGATTTTTGCCGTAACCGCGTTTCTTTCCATGTGGATCAGCAACACCGCCACCGCCGCCATGATGCTGCCGCTCGCCATGGGGCTGATGTCGCATCTGGACCCCGAAAAAGACCGCCGCACGTTTGCCTTTGTGTTGCTGGGCATCGCTTATTGCGCGGGCATCGGCGGCATGGGCACTTTGGTGGGGTCGCCGCCCAACGCCATCGCCGCCAAAGCCTTGGGGCTGGATTTCACCGGCTGGATGGGCTATGGCTTGCCGATTATGCTGGTGTTGCTGCCCATGATGCTGGTTTCGCTGTTTGTGGTGTTGCGCCCGCAATTTTCTGCCGGCACGGTGCAGGCACAAACCGAAGACATCCCGTGGAATCTGCACCGCGTGCTCACCGTGCTGATTGCGGTGGGCACGGCGTTGGCGTGGATGCTGAGCGGTAAAATCGGCAAGGCAACGGGCATCGCTTCGATTGACAGCATCATCGCGCTGATTGCCGCCGCGCTGGTGGTGGTATTTGGTACGGTGGGCTGGCGCGAAGTGGCGCGCAACACCGACTTGGGCGTGTTGTTTTTGTTTGGCGGCGGCATTGCATTGAGCAGCATGATGAACCATTCGGGCGCGTCTGCCGCGCTGGGCAACGAAGTCGCCCGTTTGCTCAGCGGCGCGCCGCACGGCGTGGTGATTGTTGCCGTTACCACCTTCATCATCCTGCTCACCAATTTCACCAGCAACACCGCCTCTGCCGCGCTGCTGGTGCCGATGTTTGCCAGCATTGCCGCGCAAATGGGGCTGCCCGAGCGCGTGTTGGCGCTGGTGATTGGTA of Kingella oralis contains these proteins:
- a CDS encoding glycine zipper 2TM domain-containing protein: MKKSVLNILFVASLAVGLSACNSMTTQQRNTAAGAVIGGAAGSLIGGDTGSTLGGAALGGVIGSQVHKWH
- a CDS encoding SLC13 family permease, translated to MEKNTSHAKVHPPAEHKTDFIHDDTQQNLPENLSLKSAQPTATSWRGVLFTLMAAAISFAAYCLLPYDNNANKGLAILLFVGLLWLTEAVHITITALLVPVLAVVFKIPNMNTGAALAGFADPVIFVFFGGFALASALHIQRLDRKIALQVIALSRGSLFTAVMLIFAVTAFLSMWISNTATAAMMLPLAMGLMSHLDPEKDRRTFAFVLLGIAYCAGIGGMGTLVGSPPNAIAAKALGLDFTGWMGYGLPIMLVLLPMMLVSLFVVLRPQFSAGTVQAQTEDIPWNLHRVLTVLIAVGTALAWMLSGKIGKATGIASIDSIIALIAAALVVVFGTVGWREVARNTDLGVLFLFGGGIALSSMMNHSGASAALGNEVARLLSGAPHGVVIVAVTTFIILLTNFTSNTASAALLVPMFASIAAQMGLPERVLALVIGIGASCAFMLPVGTPPNAIVFATGKVRQRDMVGAGLMLSVLSIAAISVWAYCFLM